In a genomic window of Helianthus annuus cultivar XRQ/B chromosome 10, HanXRQr2.0-SUNRISE, whole genome shotgun sequence:
- the LOC110882384 gene encoding uncharacterized protein LOC110882384, producing MALPEAWRDLYPVLNQIDLVQVNPDVSDQVFWKDGNDLNDFSSSGVWNSIRTREADVDWFKIVWFSQCILRHAFLMWLIMRGKLLTQDKILQWDFARRKNMNMMCCLLCYADVDSHAHLFYECKFSSQVWCSVRNKGGMALVDSKWDTIVAWLSSRASSKSAINFVSRIVVAATAYIVWQERNARLFKNHAKPPDVLCEIILATVRYKLMGMKLKDTVRVRSLLDDWGIHGDSVIDNGG from the coding sequence ATGGCTTTACCAGAGGCTTGGAGAGACTTATACCCTGTCCTTAATCAAATTGATCTCGTACAAGTTAATCCGGATGTTAGCGATCAGGTTTTTTGGAAAGATGGTAATGATCTGAATGATTTCTCGTCTTCGGGAGTATGGAATTCGATCAGAACCAGGGAGGCCGATGTGGATTGGTTTAAGATTGTTTGGTTCTCTCAATGCATCCTGAGGCATGCTTTCTTAATGTGGCTTATCATGCGTGGTAAGCTCTTGACTCAAGATAAAATTTTACAATGGGATTTTGCGAGACGAAaaaacatgaatatgatgtgttGCTTGTTATGTTATGCGGATGTTGATTCTCATGCCCATCTCTTCTATGAGTGCAAATTTTCATCCCAAGTTTGGTGTTCGGTCAGAAATAAAGGGGGGATGGCTTTAGTGGATTCTAAATGGGATACTATTGTTGCTTGGCTTTCGTCTCGGGCCAGTTCAAAGTCTGCCATCAATTTTGTTAGTAGAATAGTTGTTGCGGCGACGGCATACATAGTTTGGCAGGAACGGAACGCTAGACTTTTCAAGAATCATGCGAAACCACCAGATGTGTTATGTGAGATAATTCTAGCTACTGTTCGCTACAAGTTAATGGGTATGAAGTTGAAAGACACGGTTAGAGTAAGGAGCTTGCTGGATGATTGGGGGATTCATGGAGATAGCGTCATCGACAATGGCGGTTGA